A portion of the Girardinichthys multiradiatus isolate DD_20200921_A chromosome 23, DD_fGirMul_XY1, whole genome shotgun sequence genome contains these proteins:
- the LOC124860669 gene encoding catenin delta-1-like isoform X2: MEQCENAAALLESVREQEVQFEQLTRALEEERRKVGLPATSPTALGHPFPHTQNGCLGDADIERLKLTDSYINGTQYRMVDPAHGALDGSYTPEDESQEVHSVFSEEGTTRRADNGMKKPVSRTVPPSHSSIDGMLSSGMGVYGATLYRPSAVGDYPTATVPRNYHYGPMGGYEDYRGGPPSEAYASLSRGSRMDERYRPVDTYRTLDSGYRAPSRQQLDPYAAQPQVSRGMRALGSALEMRYGHGHYGLEDDQRSMGYDEYGMGPPPMHPGGYGTMPRLGLGPGGIDRRRLRSCEDTLDSDVGGVDPYAWGIPMTLERGSMASLDSTLRKAAPKSWRQPELPEVIAMLNYRLDPVKTNAAAFLQHLTFKNDMVKSEVRRLRGIPALVSMLDHPIKEVHHSACGALKNISYGRDADNKIAIKNCDGVPALVKLLRKTRDQDLTDTITGTLWNLSSHDSVKMEIVDHGLNALANEVIVPHSGWERGGSGGEESCKPRHLEWETSLTNTAGCLRNVSSERSEARRKLRECSGLVDSLMYIVQSQINRKDVDNKLVENCVCLLRNLSYQVHREVPGCERYIEAAPVNQGPTSANKGGCFGSRKGKGKKDGDDGSADAYDFPKRTTPAKGYELLFQPEVVLVYTSLLKESKNPSVLEAAAGALQNLCAGRWTFARYIRAMVRLEKGLPIVTELLAHNNDRVVRAMSGALRNLAIDSRNRDLLGVHALPNLVAVLPEGQSQSRRNLSEETIVSVLSTLAEVLGNNLEAAKKLRASAGIERLVLISKDGNRSDREVRGTGQVLQLIWAHKELRRPLEKDGWKKSDFMVNPSTTTINGPSTRANGTYEDSTTPLLDKGEKRDVIPLNDIGPDAYSTLDQKERRHTLEETTDTLPRGVYGSRKGSLPLLDSYDDPRINWSKSTVVCWNRGGGLLWTCLDL; this comes from the exons ATGGAGCAGTGTGAGAACGCAGCGGCTCTGCTGGAGTCAGTCAGGGAGCAGGAGGTGCAGTTTGAACAGCTGACCCGGGCtctggaggaggagaggaggaaaGTTGGCCTCCCTGCCACCAGCCCCACGGCCCTGGGTCACCCCTTCCCTCACACACAG AACGGGTGTTTAGGGGATGCAGACATAGAACGTCTGAAGCTGACGGACTCGTACATTAACGGCACACAG TACAGAATGGTGGACCCTGCACACGGAGCTCTTGATGGGAGCTACACACCTGAGGATGAATCCCAGGAAGTACACTCAGTCTTTTCTGAGGAAGGAACCACTCGGAGAGCAGATAATGGG ATGAAGAAACCAGTCTCGCGCACAGTCCCGCCCTCTCACTCGTCCATCGATGGGATGCTGTCGTCTGGTATGGGGGTCTACGGCGCCACACTTTACAGACCCTCTGCAGTCGGGGACTACCCCACTGCAACGGTACCCCGAAATTATCACTATGGTCCTATGGGCGGATATGAAGACTACCGGGGGGGTCCACCATCAGAGGCGTACGCCAGCCTGAGCCGGGGCTCACGCATGGATGAGCGCTACAG GCCAGTTGATACCTACAGAACCCTGGACTCTGGCTACAGGGCACCCAGCCGTCAGCAGCTGGACCCTTATGCTGCTCAGCCACAAGTGAGTCGGGGAATGAGAGCATTGGGCTCAGCGCTGGAGATGAGGTATGGCCACGGCCACTACGGTCTAGAAGATGATCAGCGCAGCATGGGATACGATGAATATGGCATGGGGCCCCCACCTATGCACCCTGGAGGCTACGGTACAATGCCTCGCCTCGGGCTAGGCCCGGGTGGTATAGACAGACGCAGACTCAG GAGCTGCGAAGACACTTTGGACAGTGATGTGGGGGGAGTTGACCCCTATGCATGGGGGATTCCCATGACATTGGAGAGGGGTAGCATGGCTTCACTGGATAGCACGCTGAGAAAGGCCGCTCCCAAATCATGGAGGCAGCCAGAACTACCAGAGGTGATAGCTATGCTGAATTACCGACTGGATCCCGTCAAGACAAATGCTGCTGCCTTCCTTCAGCATCTCACATTCAAAAATGATATG GTGAAGTCAGAAGTGCGCCGTCTGAGGGGCATTCCAGCATTGGTGTCGATGCTGGACCATCCCATTAAAGAGGTTCATCATTCAGCCTGTGGCGCGCTGAAGAACATTTCATATGGACGAGACGCAGACAACAAGATCGCCATCAAGAACTGTGATGGAGTACCTGCGCTTGTCAAGTTGTTGAGGAAAACCCGTGACCAAGACCTTACTGACACGATCACAG GCACCTTGTGGAACCTCTCCTCCCATGATTCCGTGAAGATGGAGATTGTGGACCACGGTCTGAACGCTCTAGCCAACGAGGTGATCGTTCCTCATTCGGGCTGGGAAAGAGGCGGCAGCGGTGGAGAAGAGAGCTGCAAACCACGACATTTGGAGTGGGAAACCTCCTTGACCAACACGGCTGGCTGCCTCAG GAATGTGAGTTCAGAACGGAGCGAGGCAAGACGAAAGCTGAGAGAATGCTCGGGGTTGGTGGATTCTCTTATGTACATTGTCCAGTCACAAATCAACCGCAAAGATGTGGATAATAAG TTGGTGGAGAATTGCGTCTGTCTTCTGAGGAACCTTTCATATCAGGTTCACCGTGAAGTCCCCGGCTGCGAACGTTACATAGAGGCGGCTCCTGTTAACCAGGGCCCGACGTCAGCCAACAAGGGAGGCTGCTTTGGTTCACGAAAGGGGAAAG GAAAGAAGGATGGAGATGATGGAAGTGCAGACGCTTATGATTTTCCAAAGAGGACAACACCTGCGAAAG GTTACGAGCTGCTGTTCCAGCCAGAGGTGGTCCTTGTTTACACATCTCTGCTCAAAGAGAGCAAGAATCCCTCAGTGCTTGAGGCTGCTGCCGGGGCCCTCCAGAACTTGTGTGCCGGTCGATGGACT TTTGCTCGTTATATTAGGGCCATGGTGCGTCTGGAAAAGGGTCTCCCCATAGTGACGGAGCTACTTGCTCATAATAACGATCGTGTTGTTCGGGCGATGTCTGGAGCCCTGAGGAACCTCGCTATCGACAGCCGCAACCGTGATCTCTTGG GTGTGCATGCTCTGCCTAACCTCGTGGCTGTCTTGCCTGAAGGGCAGAGCCAATCTAGGCGTAATCTGTCTGAGGAAACGATAGTGTCCGTATTGAGCACACTCGCTGAGGTGCTGGGCAATAACCTGGAGGCAGCAAAGAAGCTTAGAGCCTCAGCTGGCATTGAGAGGCTGGTGCTCATCAGTAAGGATGG CAACCGTTCTGATCGTGAGGTGCGAGGAACGGGTCAGGTGCTCCAGCTCATCTGGGCTCACAAAGAGCTGCGCCGGCCACTCGAGAAAGATGGCTGGAAGAAGTCGGACTTCATGGTGAACCCGAGTACCACAACCATCAACGGGCCGAGCACCAGAGCTAACGGCACCTACGAGGACAGTACCACACCCTTACTGGACAAAG GAGAGAAGAGGGATGTAATTCCCTTGAATGATATTGGCCCTG ATGCCTACTCTACACTGGACCAGAAGGAGAGAAGACACACTCTGGAAGAAACCACAGACACTTTACCG CGAGGGGTGTATGGGAGCAGAAAGGGCTCCCTGCCTCTGCTGGACTCCTACGATG ACCCTCGAATAAACTGGTCTAAATCCACGGTGGTGTGCTGGAACAGAGGTGGAGGTTTATTGTGGACATGTTTAGATCTGTGA
- the LOC124860669 gene encoding catenin delta-1-like isoform X6 produces the protein MVDPAHGALDGSYTPEDESQEVHSVFSEEGTTRRADNGMKKPVSRTVPPSHSSIDGMLSSGMGVYGATLYRPSAVGDYPTATVPRNYHYGPMGGYEDYRGGPPSEAYASLSRGSRMDERYRPVDTYRTLDSGYRAPSRQQLDPYAAQPQVSRGMRALGSALEMRYGHGHYGLEDDQRSMGYDEYGMGPPPMHPGGYGTMPRLGLGPGGIDRRRLRSCEDTLDSDVGGVDPYAWGIPMTLERGSMASLDSTLRKAAPKSWRQPELPEVIAMLNYRLDPVKTNAAAFLQHLTFKNDMVKSEVRRLRGIPALVSMLDHPIKEVHHSACGALKNISYGRDADNKIAIKNCDGVPALVKLLRKTRDQDLTDTITGTLWNLSSHDSVKMEIVDHGLNALANEVIVPHSGWERGGSGGEESCKPRHLEWETSLTNTAGCLRNVSSERSEARRKLRECSGLVDSLMYIVQSQINRKDVDNKLVENCVCLLRNLSYQVHREVPGCERYIEAAPVNQGPTSANKGGCFGSRKGKDEWFSKGKKDGDDGSADAYDFPKRTTPAKGYELLFQPEVVLVYTSLLKESKNPSVLEAAAGALQNLCAGRWTFARYIRAMVRLEKGLPIVTELLAHNNDRVVRAMSGALRNLAIDSRNRDLLGVHALPNLVAVLPEGQSQSRRNLSEETIVSVLSTLAEVLGNNLEAAKKLRASAGIERLVLISKDGNRSDREVRGTGQVLQLIWAHKELRRPLEKDGWKKSDFMVNPSTTTINGPSTRANGTYEDSTTPLLDKGEKRDVIPLNDIGPDAYSTLDQKERRHTLEETTDTLPRGVYGSRKGSLPLLDSYDDPRINWSKSTVVCWNRGGGLLWTCLDL, from the exons ATGGTGGACCCTGCACACGGAGCTCTTGATGGGAGCTACACACCTGAGGATGAATCCCAGGAAGTACACTCAGTCTTTTCTGAGGAAGGAACCACTCGGAGAGCAGATAATGGG ATGAAGAAACCAGTCTCGCGCACAGTCCCGCCCTCTCACTCGTCCATCGATGGGATGCTGTCGTCTGGTATGGGGGTCTACGGCGCCACACTTTACAGACCCTCTGCAGTCGGGGACTACCCCACTGCAACGGTACCCCGAAATTATCACTATGGTCCTATGGGCGGATATGAAGACTACCGGGGGGGTCCACCATCAGAGGCGTACGCCAGCCTGAGCCGGGGCTCACGCATGGATGAGCGCTACAG GCCAGTTGATACCTACAGAACCCTGGACTCTGGCTACAGGGCACCCAGCCGTCAGCAGCTGGACCCTTATGCTGCTCAGCCACAAGTGAGTCGGGGAATGAGAGCATTGGGCTCAGCGCTGGAGATGAGGTATGGCCACGGCCACTACGGTCTAGAAGATGATCAGCGCAGCATGGGATACGATGAATATGGCATGGGGCCCCCACCTATGCACCCTGGAGGCTACGGTACAATGCCTCGCCTCGGGCTAGGCCCGGGTGGTATAGACAGACGCAGACTCAG GAGCTGCGAAGACACTTTGGACAGTGATGTGGGGGGAGTTGACCCCTATGCATGGGGGATTCCCATGACATTGGAGAGGGGTAGCATGGCTTCACTGGATAGCACGCTGAGAAAGGCCGCTCCCAAATCATGGAGGCAGCCAGAACTACCAGAGGTGATAGCTATGCTGAATTACCGACTGGATCCCGTCAAGACAAATGCTGCTGCCTTCCTTCAGCATCTCACATTCAAAAATGATATG GTGAAGTCAGAAGTGCGCCGTCTGAGGGGCATTCCAGCATTGGTGTCGATGCTGGACCATCCCATTAAAGAGGTTCATCATTCAGCCTGTGGCGCGCTGAAGAACATTTCATATGGACGAGACGCAGACAACAAGATCGCCATCAAGAACTGTGATGGAGTACCTGCGCTTGTCAAGTTGTTGAGGAAAACCCGTGACCAAGACCTTACTGACACGATCACAG GCACCTTGTGGAACCTCTCCTCCCATGATTCCGTGAAGATGGAGATTGTGGACCACGGTCTGAACGCTCTAGCCAACGAGGTGATCGTTCCTCATTCGGGCTGGGAAAGAGGCGGCAGCGGTGGAGAAGAGAGCTGCAAACCACGACATTTGGAGTGGGAAACCTCCTTGACCAACACGGCTGGCTGCCTCAG GAATGTGAGTTCAGAACGGAGCGAGGCAAGACGAAAGCTGAGAGAATGCTCGGGGTTGGTGGATTCTCTTATGTACATTGTCCAGTCACAAATCAACCGCAAAGATGTGGATAATAAG TTGGTGGAGAATTGCGTCTGTCTTCTGAGGAACCTTTCATATCAGGTTCACCGTGAAGTCCCCGGCTGCGAACGTTACATAGAGGCGGCTCCTGTTAACCAGGGCCCGACGTCAGCCAACAAGGGAGGCTGCTTTGGTTCACGAAAGGGGAAAG ATGAGTGGTTTTCCAAAG GAAAGAAGGATGGAGATGATGGAAGTGCAGACGCTTATGATTTTCCAAAGAGGACAACACCTGCGAAAG GTTACGAGCTGCTGTTCCAGCCAGAGGTGGTCCTTGTTTACACATCTCTGCTCAAAGAGAGCAAGAATCCCTCAGTGCTTGAGGCTGCTGCCGGGGCCCTCCAGAACTTGTGTGCCGGTCGATGGACT TTTGCTCGTTATATTAGGGCCATGGTGCGTCTGGAAAAGGGTCTCCCCATAGTGACGGAGCTACTTGCTCATAATAACGATCGTGTTGTTCGGGCGATGTCTGGAGCCCTGAGGAACCTCGCTATCGACAGCCGCAACCGTGATCTCTTGG GTGTGCATGCTCTGCCTAACCTCGTGGCTGTCTTGCCTGAAGGGCAGAGCCAATCTAGGCGTAATCTGTCTGAGGAAACGATAGTGTCCGTATTGAGCACACTCGCTGAGGTGCTGGGCAATAACCTGGAGGCAGCAAAGAAGCTTAGAGCCTCAGCTGGCATTGAGAGGCTGGTGCTCATCAGTAAGGATGG CAACCGTTCTGATCGTGAGGTGCGAGGAACGGGTCAGGTGCTCCAGCTCATCTGGGCTCACAAAGAGCTGCGCCGGCCACTCGAGAAAGATGGCTGGAAGAAGTCGGACTTCATGGTGAACCCGAGTACCACAACCATCAACGGGCCGAGCACCAGAGCTAACGGCACCTACGAGGACAGTACCACACCCTTACTGGACAAAG GAGAGAAGAGGGATGTAATTCCCTTGAATGATATTGGCCCTG ATGCCTACTCTACACTGGACCAGAAGGAGAGAAGACACACTCTGGAAGAAACCACAGACACTTTACCG CGAGGGGTGTATGGGAGCAGAAAGGGCTCCCTGCCTCTGCTGGACTCCTACGATG ACCCTCGAATAAACTGGTCTAAATCCACGGTGGTGTGCTGGAACAGAGGTGGAGGTTTATTGTGGACATGTTTAGATCTGTGA
- the LOC124860669 gene encoding catenin delta-1-like isoform X4, producing the protein MEQCENAAALLESVREQEVQFEQLTRALEEERRKVGLPATSPTALGHPFPHTQNGCLGDADIERLKLTDSYINGTQYRMVDPAHGALDGSYTPEDESQEVHSVFSEEGTTRRADNGMKKPVSRTVPPSHSSIDGMLSSGMGVYGATLYRPSAVGDYPTATVPRNYHYGPMGGYEDYRGGPPSEAYASLSRGSRMDERYRPVDTYRTLDSGYRAPSRQQLDPYAAQPQVSRGMRALGSALEMRYGHGHYGLEDDQRSMGYDEYGMGPPPMHPGGYGTMPRLGLGPGGIDRRRLRSCEDTLDSDVGGVDPYAWGIPMTLERGSMASLDSTLRKAAPKSWRQPELPEVIAMLNYRLDPVKTNAAAFLQHLTFKNDMVKSEVRRLRGIPALVSMLDHPIKEVHHSACGALKNISYGRDADNKIAIKNCDGVPALVKLLRKTRDQDLTDTITGTLWNLSSHDSVKMEIVDHGLNALANEVIVPHSGWERGGSGGEESCKPRHLEWETSLTNTAGCLRNVSSERSEARRKLRECSGLVDSLMYIVQSQINRKDVDNKLVENCVCLLRNLSYQVHREVPGCERYIEAAPVNQGPTSANKGGCFGSRKGKDEWFSKGKKDGDDGSADAYDFPKRTTPAKGYELLFQPEVVLVYTSLLKESKNPSVLEAAAGALQNLCAGRWTFARYIRAMVRLEKGLPIVTELLAHNNDRVVRAMSGALRNLAIDSRNRDLLGVHALPNLVAVLPEGQSQSRRNLSEETIVSVLSTLAEVLGNNLEAAKKLRASAGIERLVLISKDGNRSDREVRGTGQVLQLIWAHKELRRPLEKDGWKKSDFMVNPSTTTINGPSTRANGTYEDSTTPLLDKGEKRDVIPLNDIGPDAYSTLDQKERRHTLEETTDTLPRGVYGSRKGSLPLLDSYDG; encoded by the exons ATGGAGCAGTGTGAGAACGCAGCGGCTCTGCTGGAGTCAGTCAGGGAGCAGGAGGTGCAGTTTGAACAGCTGACCCGGGCtctggaggaggagaggaggaaaGTTGGCCTCCCTGCCACCAGCCCCACGGCCCTGGGTCACCCCTTCCCTCACACACAG AACGGGTGTTTAGGGGATGCAGACATAGAACGTCTGAAGCTGACGGACTCGTACATTAACGGCACACAG TACAGAATGGTGGACCCTGCACACGGAGCTCTTGATGGGAGCTACACACCTGAGGATGAATCCCAGGAAGTACACTCAGTCTTTTCTGAGGAAGGAACCACTCGGAGAGCAGATAATGGG ATGAAGAAACCAGTCTCGCGCACAGTCCCGCCCTCTCACTCGTCCATCGATGGGATGCTGTCGTCTGGTATGGGGGTCTACGGCGCCACACTTTACAGACCCTCTGCAGTCGGGGACTACCCCACTGCAACGGTACCCCGAAATTATCACTATGGTCCTATGGGCGGATATGAAGACTACCGGGGGGGTCCACCATCAGAGGCGTACGCCAGCCTGAGCCGGGGCTCACGCATGGATGAGCGCTACAG GCCAGTTGATACCTACAGAACCCTGGACTCTGGCTACAGGGCACCCAGCCGTCAGCAGCTGGACCCTTATGCTGCTCAGCCACAAGTGAGTCGGGGAATGAGAGCATTGGGCTCAGCGCTGGAGATGAGGTATGGCCACGGCCACTACGGTCTAGAAGATGATCAGCGCAGCATGGGATACGATGAATATGGCATGGGGCCCCCACCTATGCACCCTGGAGGCTACGGTACAATGCCTCGCCTCGGGCTAGGCCCGGGTGGTATAGACAGACGCAGACTCAG GAGCTGCGAAGACACTTTGGACAGTGATGTGGGGGGAGTTGACCCCTATGCATGGGGGATTCCCATGACATTGGAGAGGGGTAGCATGGCTTCACTGGATAGCACGCTGAGAAAGGCCGCTCCCAAATCATGGAGGCAGCCAGAACTACCAGAGGTGATAGCTATGCTGAATTACCGACTGGATCCCGTCAAGACAAATGCTGCTGCCTTCCTTCAGCATCTCACATTCAAAAATGATATG GTGAAGTCAGAAGTGCGCCGTCTGAGGGGCATTCCAGCATTGGTGTCGATGCTGGACCATCCCATTAAAGAGGTTCATCATTCAGCCTGTGGCGCGCTGAAGAACATTTCATATGGACGAGACGCAGACAACAAGATCGCCATCAAGAACTGTGATGGAGTACCTGCGCTTGTCAAGTTGTTGAGGAAAACCCGTGACCAAGACCTTACTGACACGATCACAG GCACCTTGTGGAACCTCTCCTCCCATGATTCCGTGAAGATGGAGATTGTGGACCACGGTCTGAACGCTCTAGCCAACGAGGTGATCGTTCCTCATTCGGGCTGGGAAAGAGGCGGCAGCGGTGGAGAAGAGAGCTGCAAACCACGACATTTGGAGTGGGAAACCTCCTTGACCAACACGGCTGGCTGCCTCAG GAATGTGAGTTCAGAACGGAGCGAGGCAAGACGAAAGCTGAGAGAATGCTCGGGGTTGGTGGATTCTCTTATGTACATTGTCCAGTCACAAATCAACCGCAAAGATGTGGATAATAAG TTGGTGGAGAATTGCGTCTGTCTTCTGAGGAACCTTTCATATCAGGTTCACCGTGAAGTCCCCGGCTGCGAACGTTACATAGAGGCGGCTCCTGTTAACCAGGGCCCGACGTCAGCCAACAAGGGAGGCTGCTTTGGTTCACGAAAGGGGAAAG ATGAGTGGTTTTCCAAAG GAAAGAAGGATGGAGATGATGGAAGTGCAGACGCTTATGATTTTCCAAAGAGGACAACACCTGCGAAAG GTTACGAGCTGCTGTTCCAGCCAGAGGTGGTCCTTGTTTACACATCTCTGCTCAAAGAGAGCAAGAATCCCTCAGTGCTTGAGGCTGCTGCCGGGGCCCTCCAGAACTTGTGTGCCGGTCGATGGACT TTTGCTCGTTATATTAGGGCCATGGTGCGTCTGGAAAAGGGTCTCCCCATAGTGACGGAGCTACTTGCTCATAATAACGATCGTGTTGTTCGGGCGATGTCTGGAGCCCTGAGGAACCTCGCTATCGACAGCCGCAACCGTGATCTCTTGG GTGTGCATGCTCTGCCTAACCTCGTGGCTGTCTTGCCTGAAGGGCAGAGCCAATCTAGGCGTAATCTGTCTGAGGAAACGATAGTGTCCGTATTGAGCACACTCGCTGAGGTGCTGGGCAATAACCTGGAGGCAGCAAAGAAGCTTAGAGCCTCAGCTGGCATTGAGAGGCTGGTGCTCATCAGTAAGGATGG CAACCGTTCTGATCGTGAGGTGCGAGGAACGGGTCAGGTGCTCCAGCTCATCTGGGCTCACAAAGAGCTGCGCCGGCCACTCGAGAAAGATGGCTGGAAGAAGTCGGACTTCATGGTGAACCCGAGTACCACAACCATCAACGGGCCGAGCACCAGAGCTAACGGCACCTACGAGGACAGTACCACACCCTTACTGGACAAAG GAGAGAAGAGGGATGTAATTCCCTTGAATGATATTGGCCCTG ATGCCTACTCTACACTGGACCAGAAGGAGAGAAGACACACTCTGGAAGAAACCACAGACACTTTACCG CGAGGGGTGTATGGGAGCAGAAAGGGCTCCCTGCCTCTGCTGGACTCCTACGATGGTTAG